A part of Caldicellulosiruptor owensensis OL genomic DNA contains:
- a CDS encoding flagellar hook capping FlgD N-terminal domain-containing protein — MSEIVLNNSTNVSNSNRSLGVSANKNILGKQEFLNLLVTQLRYQDPLKPMEDKEFVAQLAQFSALEQMQNLNNSFEFLKAQSMIGRYVIATNAQDGARQIEGRVDSIRVDGSKVFLKVNDTEVLSDNVKEVYYTYSDEVLLNILNKVPTKEDLLELLTSLNKEKGIDDGK; from the coding sequence GTGTCGGAGATAGTGTTAAATAATAGTACAAATGTATCAAACTCTAATCGAAGTTTGGGTGTGTCGGCTAATAAAAACATTTTGGGCAAACAGGAATTTTTGAATCTTTTGGTTACACAGTTAAGATATCAAGACCCGTTAAAACCTATGGAGGACAAGGAGTTTGTTGCACAGCTTGCTCAGTTCTCTGCTCTTGAGCAAATGCAAAACCTGAACAACTCCTTTGAATTTTTAAAAGCCCAGAGTATGATAGGAAGGTACGTTATTGCAACAAATGCGCAGGATGGGGCAAGGCAGATTGAAGGAAGAGTGGACAGTATTAGAGTAGATGGAAGTAAAGTATTCTTAAAGGTAAACGATACAGAAGTACTTTCTGATAATGTAAAAGAAGTTTATTATACCTATTCTGATGAAGTTTTATTAAACATTCTTAATAAAGTACCAACTAAGGAAGACCTACTTGAACTACTTACCTCCTTGAATAAGGAGAAAGGGATAGATGATGGTAAGTAA
- the fliQ gene encoding flagellar biosynthesis protein FliQ, producing the protein MNTELVLEIARQAILTAFYVAGPILLVSMVVGIVISILQAATQINEQTLTFVPKLIAIALSLLIFGQWMLAKVVEFTRYLWVNINQFIK; encoded by the coding sequence ATGAATACAGAGCTTGTACTTGAGATTGCAAGACAGGCGATTTTAACAGCATTTTATGTTGCGGGGCCTATTTTGCTTGTATCAATGGTAGTGGGTATAGTTATATCTATTTTGCAGGCTGCTACTCAGATAAACGAGCAGACACTGACTTTTGTACCTAAACTGATTGCAATTGCTCTTTCTCTTTTGATTTTCGGGCAGTGGATGCTTGCAAAGGTAGTAGAGTTTACAAGGTATTTATGGGTTAATATAAACCAGTTTATAAAGTAA
- a CDS encoding response regulator translates to MAKRILIVDDAAFMRMMLKDIITKNGYEVAGEAENGAKAVEMYKELKPDLVMMDITMPEMDGIQAVREIKKIDPQAKIIMCSAMGQQAMVIESIQAGARDFIVKPFQAERIIEAIKKVLG, encoded by the coding sequence ATGGCAAAAAGGATTCTGATAGTTGATGATGCAGCTTTTATGAGAATGATGTTAAAAGATATTATTACAAAAAATGGTTATGAAGTTGCGGGCGAGGCAGAAAACGGGGCTAAAGCTGTTGAGATGTACAAAGAACTAAAACCTGACCTTGTAATGATGGACATTACAATGCCTGAAATGGACGGAATCCAGGCTGTAAGAGAAATTAAAAAGATAGACCCGCAGGCAAAGATAATTATGTGTTCTGCGATGGGTCAGCAAGCAATGGTTATAGAATCTATTCAGGCAGGTGCACGTGATTTTATAGTAAAACCTTTCCAGGCAGAAAGGATTATTGAGGCAATCAAAAAAGTTTTGGGCTAA
- the fliM gene encoding flagellar motor switch protein FliM: MGDILSQSEIDELLRSLTSGELSIEEIQQPKQQRNIRVYDFKRPSKFAKDHLRTLQMIFENYARIVTTFLSGYLRTVVQMDVLSVEQLTYYEFSNSLSNPVVMGIVNFAPLKGSIVYEMAPEIAFAMIDRVLGGFGKGIDKIRTFTEIELALIERLLQQLINYFQEAWENIIQLRPRLEKIETNPQFTQIVSPNETVALVTIAMKVGEAEGMANICLPHMVIEPIMPRLSTKFWFSTSAKETSEETKEYLQKKIERTRVTVKAVLGRTQITVREFLELQVGDVLRLDRRKNQEIEVYVGNKLKFYGVPGRKEGRVAIKITRVEEGEDFR, translated from the coding sequence ATGGGCGATATACTTTCCCAAAGCGAAATAGATGAACTTTTACGTTCACTTACATCAGGTGAGCTTTCAATTGAGGAGATTCAACAGCCGAAACAACAAAGAAACATAAGGGTGTATGATTTCAAAAGACCAAGTAAATTTGCAAAAGATCATTTAAGAACACTTCAAATGATATTTGAAAACTACGCCCGGATTGTCACCACCTTTTTATCTGGATATTTAAGAACGGTTGTGCAGATGGATGTTTTGTCTGTAGAACAGCTGACATATTATGAGTTTAGCAATTCTCTTTCAAATCCGGTTGTAATGGGTATTGTAAATTTTGCACCGTTAAAAGGAAGTATTGTATACGAAATGGCACCAGAGATTGCCTTTGCTATGATTGATAGAGTGCTTGGAGGATTTGGTAAAGGAATAGACAAGATAAGAACTTTTACTGAAATTGAGCTTGCACTTATAGAAAGGTTACTTCAACAGCTTATTAATTATTTCCAGGAGGCATGGGAGAATATTATACAACTTAGACCACGACTTGAAAAAATAGAAACAAACCCCCAGTTTACCCAGATAGTATCACCTAACGAAACAGTTGCACTTGTAACTATTGCCATGAAAGTGGGCGAGGCAGAAGGTATGGCAAATATTTGTTTACCGCATATGGTAATTGAGCCGATAATGCCAAGGCTTTCAACAAAGTTTTGGTTTTCAACATCCGCTAAAGAAACATCAGAGGAGACAAAAGAGTATTTGCAGAAAAAAATTGAGAGAACAAGGGTTACAGTGAAAGCAGTGCTCGGAAGAACACAGATTACAGTTCGCGAATTTTTAGAGCTTCAGGTGGGTGATGTGCTGAGACTTGACAGGAGAAAGAATCAGGAAATAGAAGTTTATGTTGGAAACAAATTAAAATTTTATGGAGTTCCAGGACGAAAAGAAGGCAGGGTAGCGATAAAAATTACACGGGTAGAAGAGGGGGAGGATTTTAGATGA
- the fliP gene encoding flagellar type III secretion system pore protein FliP (The bacterial flagellar biogenesis protein FliP forms a type III secretion system (T3SS)-type pore required for flagellar assembly.), translating into MMKRSKSLYIISTLLSILITVCFKKELAFATANININLGNPQNPDDISSALQLIIFLTILTLVPSILIMMTSFTRILIVLGFVRNALGTQQMPPNQILIGLALFLTFFVMAPVTDKIYTQAYQPYINGEITSQEALKRAEVPLKEFMLKNTRKKDLDLFVKLGNVNPNTNIRDLPLRVVVPAFIISELKSAFEMGFLIYVPFLIIDMTVASILMSMGMLMIPPVMISLPFKILLFILVDGWNLVVESLVRSFK; encoded by the coding sequence ATGATGAAAAGAAGTAAGTCTCTTTATATTATATCGACACTACTTTCAATTTTAATAACTGTTTGTTTTAAAAAAGAATTGGCATTTGCGACAGCAAACATCAATATAAATCTTGGCAATCCACAAAATCCGGATGATATATCATCTGCCCTGCAACTTATAATATTTCTCACCATATTGACATTGGTGCCATCTATCCTGATAATGATGACATCATTTACAAGGATACTTATTGTCCTTGGATTTGTTCGAAACGCGTTAGGGACCCAGCAGATGCCGCCAAACCAGATTTTAATTGGGCTTGCACTCTTTCTAACCTTTTTTGTAATGGCGCCTGTAACTGACAAAATTTATACCCAGGCTTATCAGCCATACATAAACGGGGAAATAACATCTCAGGAGGCTCTTAAAAGGGCAGAGGTGCCTTTAAAAGAGTTTATGTTAAAAAATACGCGTAAAAAAGATCTTGATCTTTTTGTAAAACTTGGTAATGTAAATCCGAACACCAATATAAGAGACCTTCCGCTAAGAGTTGTTGTACCTGCTTTTATAATAAGTGAACTAAAAAGTGCATTTGAGATGGGATTTCTGATATATGTACCATTTTTAATAATTGACATGACTGTTGCAAGTATTTTAATGTCAATGGGTATGCTCATGATTCCACCTGTTATGATATCATTGCCTTTCAAAATATTATTATTTATTTTAGTTGATGGATGGAATTTGGTCGTAGAATCGCTTGTGAGAAGTTTTAAATAA
- a CDS encoding FliO/MopB family protein, which yields MELGFRVVLALVIICLLIYVIYYILRVVNKKMLGRKGEYIKVIDLFPLSQDSMLVLVEIGDRVILLGKTQKSITFLREFSKEQILNLDEQHQSFKKVIDGQMNSSFDLKDKVLNLYTLINDSEGKEDDEKK from the coding sequence ATGGAACTTGGATTTAGAGTAGTTTTAGCGCTTGTAATTATATGTCTTCTCATATACGTTATCTATTATATACTTAGAGTTGTTAATAAAAAGATGCTTGGAAGGAAAGGGGAGTATATTAAGGTAATTGACCTATTTCCCCTTTCTCAGGATAGCATGCTTGTGCTTGTTGAGATTGGTGACAGGGTTATTTTACTTGGCAAGACGCAAAAAAGCATTACGTTTTTAAGAGAATTTAGTAAAGAACAAATACTTAATTTAGATGAGCAACATCAAAGTTTTAAAAAAGTAATTGATGGACAGATGAATTCATCTTTTGACCTTAAAGACAAAGTATTAAATCTTTATACCCTAATTAATGACAGTGAAGGTAAAGAGGATGATGAAAAGAAGTAA
- a CDS encoding flagellar FlbD family protein: protein MIKLRRINNKEFVVNADFIEFVESTPDTVITLTNGVKLVVKESVDEVIEKVIEYKKRIFEGIIFNIQPLKKEHER from the coding sequence ATGATAAAATTGAGAAGAATAAACAACAAAGAGTTTGTGGTAAATGCTGATTTTATAGAGTTTGTTGAATCGACACCTGACACTGTGATAACTTTGACTAACGGTGTAAAACTTGTTGTAAAAGAGTCTGTTGATGAGGTTATTGAAAAGGTCATTGAATATAAAAAAAGAATTTTTGAAGGTATTATATTTAATATACAACCTTTGAAAAAGGAGCATGAAAGATGA
- the fliY gene encoding flagellar motor switch phosphatase FliY: MSDLLSQDEIDALLRGMSEESSSPTISDQDKDVLGEIGNISMGTAATTLSILLNQKVNITTPVVSVLKWDELPKEFPVPYVAIKVVYKEGLDGVNLLILKKEDVEIIADLMMGGTGQIEFTEQLTELQLSAIQEAMNQMVGSASTSLSSMLNLKIDINPPEAFVIDFAQNAEEMIPELKRADEIVKIAFRMTIGDLIDSQIMQLIPVDFAKQLVDAMLRNTLGTSDGQAEVAAQAYHEPVKEEALKQPVSQPTNKQKTLPQSHTQPPKKEQPQKVYNVSPVQFESFDEEEERKYPENIELILDVPLEITVELGRTQKLVREILEFSTGSIIELEKLAGEPVDILVNGKVIAKGEVVVIDENFGVRITDIVNPSNRL; encoded by the coding sequence ATGAGTGATTTACTCTCTCAGGATGAAATAGACGCTCTTTTGCGGGGAATGAGTGAAGAGTCATCATCACCTACAATATCTGACCAAGACAAAGATGTATTGGGCGAAATTGGAAATATTTCAATGGGGACAGCTGCGACCACGCTGAGTATCCTCTTGAATCAAAAAGTAAACATTACAACGCCAGTTGTCAGTGTTTTAAAATGGGATGAGCTTCCAAAAGAGTTTCCAGTTCCATATGTTGCAATAAAGGTTGTTTATAAAGAAGGGCTTGATGGCGTAAATCTTTTGATATTGAAGAAAGAAGATGTTGAAATTATTGCAGACCTCATGATGGGGGGTACAGGTCAAATTGAGTTTACCGAGCAGCTGACAGAACTTCAGCTTTCGGCAATACAGGAAGCGATGAATCAAATGGTAGGGTCTGCCTCTACATCGCTTTCTTCTATGTTAAATCTAAAGATTGATATAAATCCACCCGAAGCATTTGTAATTGATTTTGCCCAGAATGCCGAGGAGATGATACCTGAGCTTAAAAGGGCTGACGAGATTGTTAAGATAGCTTTTCGTATGACCATAGGTGATTTAATAGATAGCCAGATTATGCAGCTTATACCTGTTGACTTTGCGAAACAGCTTGTTGATGCTATGCTCAGAAATACACTTGGTACCTCTGATGGACAGGCAGAAGTGGCGGCACAAGCTTATCATGAACCTGTAAAAGAAGAAGCACTCAAACAGCCTGTTTCTCAGCCTACAAATAAACAAAAAACATTGCCGCAGTCTCATACACAACCACCGAAGAAAGAACAGCCGCAGAAGGTTTACAATGTTTCACCTGTACAGTTTGAAAGTTTTGATGAAGAGGAAGAAAGAAAGTATCCTGAGAACATTGAGCTTATATTAGATGTGCCGCTTGAGATTACTGTTGAACTTGGAAGGACACAGAAACTTGTAAGAGAGATCTTGGAATTTTCAACAGGTTCAATTATTGAGCTTGAAAAACTTGCAGGTGAACCTGTTGATATTTTAGTAAACGGTAAGGTTATAGCTAAAGGTGAGGTTGTGGTAATTGATGAAAATTTTGGTGTAAGAATAACTGATATTGTCAACCCATCAAATAGATTATAA
- the fliR gene encoding flagellar biosynthetic protein FliR, whose amino-acid sequence MTDIVNAFLSSSYIFFLVLARMSGLFIASPIFGRRNIPAYFKVGFAFFLSMIVFTAYNFTYSIPDNVVEYVFVVIKEFIIGLLIGYISYMIFSAILLAGQIIDNAIGFGMANVVDPMSEVQVPLLGNFLYLYMLVVFFGTDAHHLLIRAIFYSYKLVPIGYGGFKTEFAWSFLRFFSELFLIGVELSLPILMSMLIVDIILAVLSRAVPQMNVFMVGLPVKIAIGFLVLVIILPFMNKMVFVLIDKISVYTFEFLRGGIK is encoded by the coding sequence ATGACAGATATAGTAAATGCCTTTTTGAGCAGCTCGTATATATTTTTTCTTGTACTTGCAAGAATGAGTGGTCTTTTTATAGCCTCACCAATATTCGGCAGAAGAAATATTCCTGCCTACTTTAAAGTTGGTTTTGCATTTTTCTTGAGTATGATTGTTTTTACAGCTTACAATTTTACCTACAGTATACCTGATAATGTTGTTGAGTATGTCTTTGTAGTGATTAAAGAATTTATTATTGGACTTTTAATAGGGTATATATCTTACATGATATTTTCAGCTATACTTTTAGCAGGTCAAATCATTGACAATGCAATAGGTTTTGGGATGGCAAATGTCGTTGATCCTATGAGCGAGGTTCAGGTACCTCTGTTGGGAAATTTTTTATATCTTTACATGCTTGTTGTGTTTTTTGGTACAGATGCTCATCATCTTCTCATAAGAGCTATATTTTATAGCTACAAACTTGTTCCAATTGGATATGGAGGTTTTAAAACCGAATTTGCTTGGAGTTTTTTGAGATTTTTTTCAGAACTTTTTTTGATAGGGGTTGAATTAAGCCTACCAATTTTGATGAGTATGCTTATTGTGGACATAATTTTAGCTGTGCTGTCGCGTGCTGTGCCACAGATGAACGTGTTCATGGTGGGTCTTCCTGTAAAAATTGCAATTGGTTTTTTGGTACTTGTTATAATTCTTCCTTTCATGAACAAAATGGTATTTGTTTTGATTGACAAAATATCAGTGTATACTTTTGAATTTTTAAGAGGGGGTATCAAGTGA
- a CDS encoding TIGR02530 family flagellar biosynthesis protein, translated as MMVSNIRNINGVKHEGFVSTTQRQVTESFASILSSSIKISKHASERLKFQNINLDEATLTKLEEAVKKAEQKGLKNDVLVLEGNRAYIVNIKNRVVVTVKDVSNLKDNLFTNIDGVLMI; from the coding sequence ATGATGGTAAGTAATATAAGAAATATTAATGGCGTAAAACATGAAGGTTTTGTTTCAACTACTCAAAGGCAAGTCACAGAAAGTTTTGCAAGTATTCTTTCTTCATCTATCAAAATTTCAAAACATGCAAGTGAAAGATTGAAATTTCAAAATATAAATTTGGATGAAGCTACTTTAACAAAACTTGAAGAGGCTGTCAAAAAGGCTGAACAAAAAGGATTGAAAAATGATGTACTTGTTTTAGAAGGCAACAGAGCGTATATAGTCAATATAAAAAACAGAGTTGTTGTGACTGTAAAAGATGTGTCAAATTTGAAGGATAACCTGTTTACTAATATTGATGGTGTGCTAATGATATAA
- the flhB gene encoding flagellar biosynthesis protein FlhB, translating to MRLIFDIQLFSEASTKTEKATPRKRQEARKRGMVAKSREVTSAFALLMSILFLKFGYSLITQPLQAFSTYFFGNLDYNIENVRDASRLLGLIVTTSLKIVLPFCLAVMFVATIVEWAQGSFLITAESLKISFQKINPIEGFKRIFSINSVVELIKSILKVLVIGYTGYSYTKSFAKKLLEMYEMNVLTIVKFSFDSAVNLILWMSVMFFGIAIIDFTFQRWQYEKKLMMTKEEVKEEFKQTEGNPQIKSRIRERQRRISLQRMFQQLPRADVVITNPTHYAVALLYEPEKFDAPRVIAKGKDYIALKIKQEAMKYNIEIVENKELARALYNICEIGDFIPPELYQAVAEVLAYVYSLKNYQKVNIR from the coding sequence GTGAGGCTAATATTTGATATTCAGCTATTTTCAGAAGCAAGTACTAAAACAGAAAAGGCAACCCCCAGAAAACGTCAGGAAGCAAGAAAACGTGGTATGGTAGCAAAAAGCAGAGAGGTTACCTCTGCTTTTGCTTTATTGATGAGTATTCTTTTTTTGAAGTTTGGGTATTCGTTAATTACACAACCTTTACAGGCGTTTTCTACATATTTTTTTGGCAATTTGGATTATAATATCGAAAATGTACGTGATGCAAGTAGACTTTTGGGTTTGATAGTGACAACTTCTTTAAAAATAGTTCTTCCTTTTTGCCTTGCCGTTATGTTTGTGGCAACAATAGTAGAGTGGGCTCAGGGTAGTTTCCTTATCACAGCAGAGTCACTTAAAATTAGTTTTCAAAAGATTAATCCTATTGAAGGGTTTAAAAGAATATTTTCAATTAATTCTGTTGTTGAACTTATAAAATCGATACTAAAAGTGCTTGTAATCGGATATACGGGATATAGCTACACAAAGAGCTTTGCAAAAAAGCTTTTAGAGATGTATGAGATGAATGTACTTACAATTGTCAAGTTTTCCTTTGATTCTGCGGTCAATCTAATTTTGTGGATGTCAGTAATGTTTTTTGGAATAGCCATAATAGATTTTACTTTTCAGCGATGGCAGTACGAAAAAAAGCTTATGATGACAAAGGAAGAGGTAAAGGAAGAGTTCAAACAGACAGAAGGAAATCCGCAGATAAAGTCCAGGATAAGAGAAAGACAAAGAAGGATTTCTCTTCAAAGAATGTTCCAGCAGCTTCCCAGGGCTGATGTTGTCATAACCAACCCGACACACTATGCAGTTGCTCTTTTATATGAACCGGAAAAGTTTGACGCGCCAAGAGTGATTGCAAAGGGTAAGGACTACATTGCCCTGAAGATAAAACAGGAGGCAATGAAATACAATATTGAAATTGTTGAAAACAAGGAACTTGCAAGAGCTCTTTACAATATATGTGAGATTGGCGATTTCATCCCTCCAGAGCTTTACCAGGCAGTTGCAGAAGTTTTAGCGTATGTGTACAGCCTTAAAAATTACCAGAAGGTGAATATAAGATGA
- a CDS encoding flagellar hook protein FlgE, whose translation MMRSMFSSISALRAHQTRMDVIGDNIANVNTVGFKSSRVTFASVFASVVKSASAPDTASGRGGSNPMQIGLGVSVASADMNMTRGSLQRTDNPTDLAIEGDGFFVVGGDGKAPRYTRAGNFSLDRMGNLVTATGLNVLGWMYDPVNNQIDTTKSPSKINILAFPTLPPKATDKISFDGNLSADLKTYSGQITKYEDLLNVPADSKYSTSFKIYDSQGKEHTFQLTFVKTGDNTWNWYVDAPRVKKNVGTAQNPDEKYVYVDEMLDANNDYDNFIATGTIIFGQAGKVFDDENTSDKVEGITITGGRIINTADGTFTIKFKNDVVNPITFKVNSAEFDVNDNTNFAFFLKNITQFGNMESSIRVAQMTGYSAGNLQGFNVDASGKITGVYSNGLNQLIGQIAVATFANPAGLQRIGDNLYINTVNSGDPEIGTPGSGSRGTISQGTLEMSNVDLAKEFTDMIVTQRGYQANARVITSSDEILQELVNIKR comes from the coding sequence ATGATGAGGTCAATGTTTTCATCCATCTCTGCGCTTCGTGCTCACCAGACAAGGATGGATGTGATTGGTGATAACATAGCCAATGTAAATACAGTGGGTTTTAAGTCAAGCAGGGTAACATTTGCATCTGTTTTTGCCTCTGTGGTAAAGTCAGCATCAGCACCAGATACTGCCTCTGGAAGAGGCGGGTCTAACCCTATGCAGATTGGACTTGGTGTTTCGGTTGCATCTGCTGACATGAATATGACAAGAGGAAGTCTTCAGAGGACAGATAATCCTACAGACCTGGCAATTGAAGGTGATGGGTTTTTTGTTGTAGGTGGAGATGGAAAAGCCCCGCGATATACTCGAGCGGGGAATTTCAGCTTAGACAGAATGGGAAATTTGGTAACAGCAACAGGTTTAAATGTTCTTGGATGGATGTATGACCCTGTTAACAATCAAATTGATACCACAAAATCGCCTTCAAAGATAAATATACTCGCATTTCCTACTCTGCCACCAAAGGCAACAGATAAGATTAGTTTTGATGGGAATTTAAGTGCTGACCTGAAAACATATTCTGGTCAGATAACCAAATATGAGGATTTGTTAAATGTTCCGGCTGATAGCAAGTATTCGACGAGTTTTAAGATTTATGATTCACAGGGTAAAGAGCATACTTTTCAGCTTACATTTGTCAAAACGGGTGACAATACATGGAACTGGTATGTAGATGCGCCAAGAGTAAAGAAGAATGTTGGAACAGCTCAAAATCCGGACGAGAAATATGTATATGTTGATGAAATGTTGGATGCCAATAACGACTATGATAATTTTATTGCAACTGGTACAATAATCTTCGGTCAGGCTGGTAAAGTGTTTGACGATGAAAACACAAGCGATAAGGTAGAGGGTATAACTATAACTGGAGGCAGGATAATAAATACAGCTGATGGAACTTTTACAATAAAATTTAAGAATGATGTTGTAAATCCTATTACATTTAAAGTTAACAGTGCTGAGTTTGATGTTAATGACAATACAAATTTTGCATTTTTCCTCAAAAATATAACACAGTTTGGTAATATGGAAAGCTCAATAAGGGTTGCACAGATGACAGGATATTCTGCAGGTAACTTGCAAGGGTTTAACGTTGACGCGTCAGGCAAGATTACAGGGGTATATTCAAATGGTTTGAACCAGCTAATCGGACAGATTGCAGTTGCCACATTTGCAAACCCTGCAGGACTTCAAAGAATAGGAGATAACCTTTATATAAACACAGTAAACTCAGGCGATCCAGAAATTGGAACACCTGGTTCTGGTTCGAGAGGTACAATATCTCAGGGGACTCTTGAGATGTCAAATGTGGATTTGGCAAAAGAGTTTACAGACATGATAGTAACCCAGAGAGGATATCAGGCAAATGCAAGAGTTATAACTTCTTCAGATGAGATCTTGCAGGAGTTGGTAAATATTAAGAGATAA
- a CDS encoding flagellar basal body-associated FliL family protein, translating into MKGEKMNSVILILLVLLLLMMLGMGIGFLTVIKNLSPASSAAKATSAEKKPEKLYTYDVSDGKGLMSNLQDTQTNAGRIIRVTVQLEVTDKKLSETLKEKNIVIADIIDSVLRSKTADELLKPEGKEKVRKEIKDRLNEIFDNKVYNVNFGEFIIQ; encoded by the coding sequence ATGAAAGGTGAAAAGATGAACTCAGTAATTCTCATTTTACTTGTTCTACTTCTTCTAATGATGCTGGGAATGGGAATAGGATTTTTAACTGTTATAAAGAATTTATCACCTGCATCGTCAGCTGCAAAAGCTACTTCTGCTGAGAAAAAACCGGAAAAACTTTATACGTACGATGTAAGTGATGGTAAAGGTTTAATGAGCAACCTGCAGGACACTCAAACAAATGCAGGAAGAATTATCAGGGTAACAGTTCAGCTTGAGGTGACAGATAAGAAGCTATCTGAGACATTGAAAGAAAAAAACATTGTGATTGCTGATATAATAGATAGTGTTTTGAGAAGCAAGACAGCAGACGAACTTTTAAAGCCTGAAGGGAAAGAAAAGGTCAGAAAGGAGATAAAAGATAGGCTGAATGAGATATTTGACAACAAAGTATATAATGTCAATTTTGGTGAATTTATAATCCAGTAA